One window from the genome of Fulvivirga lutea encodes:
- the rsgA gene encoding ribosome small subunit-dependent GTPase A — translation MIGLVLRSTGSWYEVKADDGNTYQCRTRGKLRLSGVKTTNPIAVGDIVEFDREDNENTGLIHKIQPRENYIIRKSIKNKNHGHIIASNLDQVLLVATLTYPKTSLGFIDRFLVSAEAFRIPQIIVFNKSDLLNEKDQKKLAEIIETYEHIGVTCLTCSAQNNEGIEPIKEILKGKKTLISGHSGVGKSTLINSIDPNLNLKTSEVSDFAEKGVHTTTFAEMFQLDDDTFIIDTPGIKELGLIDIEEEELSDYFPEMRELSGDCKFHNCKHLHEPGCAIQMAVDEGEIAESRYKSYLSMLEDSDNRR, via the coding sequence ATGATCGGCCTAGTATTAAGATCTACCGGTTCATGGTATGAGGTGAAAGCAGATGATGGAAACACGTATCAGTGTAGAACACGAGGAAAATTGAGATTATCGGGCGTAAAAACAACCAATCCAATAGCCGTTGGTGATATTGTTGAGTTTGACAGAGAGGATAATGAAAACACAGGGTTAATTCATAAAATCCAGCCAAGGGAGAACTACATTATCCGAAAATCGATTAAAAACAAAAATCACGGTCATATAATTGCCTCAAACCTTGACCAGGTACTGCTTGTGGCTACGCTTACTTATCCCAAAACATCACTTGGTTTTATCGATCGGTTTTTAGTCTCTGCTGAAGCCTTTAGAATTCCTCAGATTATTGTGTTCAATAAATCTGATCTTTTGAATGAAAAAGATCAAAAAAAGCTAGCCGAAATAATTGAAACTTATGAACATATAGGAGTGACTTGCCTTACCTGCTCAGCTCAAAATAATGAAGGTATAGAGCCGATCAAAGAGATACTGAAGGGCAAAAAAACGCTTATTTCAGGGCATTCCGGAGTTGGCAAATCCACATTAATTAACAGCATTGACCCTAATTTAAATTTGAAGACCTCTGAAGTTTCGGACTTTGCTGAAAAAGGGGTGCACACAACCACTTTTGCTGAAATGTTTCAGTTAGATGATGACACCTTTATTATTGACACTCCTGGCATTAAAGAACTTGGATTAATAGACATTGAAGAAGAAGAACTCTCCGATTATTTCCCTGAAATGCGAGAGCTGTCAGGAGATTGCAAGTTTCACAACTGCAAACATTTACACGAGCCCGGCTGTGCCATTCAGATGGCTGTTGATGAAGGTGAGATTGCTGAAAGC